One segment of Carya illinoinensis cultivar Pawnee chromosome 13, C.illinoinensisPawnee_v1, whole genome shotgun sequence DNA contains the following:
- the LOC122291063 gene encoding uncharacterized protein LOC122291063: MKILSWNCRGLGNPQTVQILDVLIKEKKPDLVFLMETKLSYTKASRISKRFRFQGSVVVEAVGRGGGLMLMWKEESLAELINYSQHHINVSIWDESISKRWLLTCFYGHPVSSLRDKTWSLLASFKPADGGWGVIGDFNEVLFSDEKEGGKARSELLMRQFRGVMEEGRLCDLGWVGNKFTWNNCHEDESFTKERLDRAIANVEWKSLYPVHSVETLPAICSDHSPILLNFSIERCSFQRWHHSFKYEANWNFEEGCSEIVAEAWNKQMGERSRMEVLMGKLESTQRKLSPWSRNLNRERMEAIKVKTHQLELLQRNAGPKNAREQKKLQVDLNLLLNQEDIKWKQRAKRHWLVEGDRNTKFYHA; the protein is encoded by the coding sequence ATGAAAatcctaagttggaactgtagggggcttgggaacccccaaaCAGTTCAAATCCTTGATGTGTTGATCAAGGAAAAGAAGCCCGATTTGGTCTTTCTTATGGAGACCAAGTTATCGTATACAAAAGCTAGCAGGATATCGAAGAGGTTCAGGTTTCAAGGTAGTGTAGTAGTAGAGGCAGTGGGAAGAGGAGGGGGTCTTATGCTCATGTGGAAGGAGGAGAGTTTGGCAGAGCTCATCAATTACTCTCAACACCATATTAATGTGAGTATATGGGATGAATCTATTAGCAAGAGATGGCTGCTAACTTGTTTCTATGGCCATCCTGTTTCAAGCTTAAGAGATAAGACTTGGAGCTTATTAGCATCGTTTAAGCCTGCAGATGGGGGATGGGGTGTgataggtgatttcaatgaggTCTTGTTCAGTGATGAGAAGGAAGGAGGAAAGGCTAGGAGTGAGCTTTTGATGAGACAGTTCAGAGGGGTAATGGAGGAAGGAAGGTTATGCGACCTGGGGTGGGttggaaacaagttcacatggAACAATTGCCATGAAGATGAATCCTTTACAAAAGAGAGATTGGATAGAGCTATAGCAAATGTTGAGTGGAAATCTCTATATCCAGTGCACTCAGTTGAGACCCTCCCTGCCATCTGTTCTGATCACAGCCCAATATTGCTAAATTTCAGTATTGAGAGGTGCTCATTTCAAAGATGGCATCATTCCTTCAAGTATGAGGCAAACTGGAACTTTGAGGAGGGCTGTAGTGAGATAGTAGCAGAAGCATGGAACAAACAGATGGGTGAGAGAAGCAGGATGGAAGTTCTGATGGGAAAGTTAGAATCAACCCAAAGGAAGTTAAGCCCGTGGAGCAGGAACTTGAATAGAGAGAGGATGGAAGCTATTAAAGTTAAAACTCACCAATTAGAGCTCCTACAGAGGAATGCAGGGCCAAAGAATGCGAGAGAACAGAAAAAGCTTCAAGTAGACCTTAATCTCCTTTTAAACCAAGAAGACATaaagtggaaacaaagggctaaGAGACACTGGTTGGTAGAAGGAGACAGAAACACCAAATTCTATCATGCCTGA